One Setaria italica strain Yugu1 chromosome I, Setaria_italica_v2.0, whole genome shotgun sequence DNA window includes the following coding sequences:
- the LOC101755442 gene encoding cinnamoyl-CoA reductase 2, whose amino-acid sequence MAVAVCVTGAGGFIGSWIVKLLLARGYAVRGTSRLADDPKNEHLWALDGAAERLTMLQVDLLDRASLRTAFDGCDGVIHTASPMHDKPEEIIEPIIAGTRNVVEAAADAGVRRLVISSTIGTMYMNPHRDPDAPLDESSWSDLEHCKSTKNWYCYAKTIAEQNAWEAARARGLDLAVVIPVVVLGELMQPSMNTSTLHILKYLTGNAKEYVNESHAYVHVKDAAEAHVRVLEAPGAGGRRYVCAERTLHRGELCRILAELFPEYPIPTRCKDDMNPPKKGYKFTNQPLKDLGIRFTPVHEYLYEAVKSLQEKGFLPKASATKVTERRSSPPQKQPAPVLISKL is encoded by the exons ATGGCCGTCGCCGTTTGcgtcaccggcgccggcggcttcaTCGGGTCGTGGATTGTCAagctcctcctcgcccgcggGTACGCCGTCCGGGGCACCTCCCGCCTCGCAG ATGACCCCAAGAACGAGCACCTGTGGGCGCtcgacggcgcggcggagcgCCTCACGATGCTGCAGGTGGACCTGCTCGACCGGGCCAGCCTCCGCACCGCCTTCGACGGCTGCGACGGCGTCATCCACACCGCCTCGCCGATGCACGACAAACCT GAGGAGATCATCGAGCCAATCATCGCCGGGACGCGGAACGtcgtcgaggccgccgccgacgccggcgtgcGGCGCTTGGTCATCTCCTCCACCATCGGCACCATGTACATGAACCCGCACCGGGACCCCGACGCGCCTCTCGACGAATCGAGCTGGAGCGACCTCGAGCACTGCAAGAGCACCAAG AACTGGTACTGCTACGCGAAGACGATCGCGGAGCAGAACGCGtgggaggcggcgcgggcgcgggggctgGACCTGGCGGTGGTGATCCCGGTGGTGGTGCTCGGCGAGCTGATGCAGCCGAGCATGAACACCAGCACCCTGCACATACTCAAGTACCTCACCGGAAATGCCAAGGAGTACGTCAACGAGTCGCACGCGTACGTGCACGTCAAGGACGCCGCCGAGGCGCACGTCAGGGTGCTCGaggcgcccggcgccggcgggcggcgctaCGTCTGCGCCGAGCGGACTCTGCACCGCGGCGAGCTGTGCCGGATCCTCGCTGAGCTCTTCCCGGAGTACCCGATTCCGACGAG GTGCAAGGATGACATGAATCCACCAAAGAAGGGTTACAAGTTCACAAACCAGCCTCTGAAGGACCTAGGCATCAGGTTCACTCCCGTGCATGAATACCTCTATGAAGCAGTGAAATCCCTGCAAGAAAAGGGATTTCTCCCCAAGGCTTCTGCCACAAAG GTGACTGAAAGACGCAGTTCCCCACCTCAAAAGCAGCCAGCGCCAGTGTTGATTTCAAAACTTTGA